A genome region from Candidatus Omnitrophota bacterium includes the following:
- a CDS encoding ACT domain-containing protein, with translation TGLFARRAFNLEGILCGEIGDGSKSRMYLLVNDDGRLEQIIKQLEKLYDVLEVRAREDYDHTIFNRLHEIIAAE, from the coding sequence ACCGGTCTGTTCGCGAGGCGGGCCTTTAATCTGGAGGGCATATTGTGCGGGGAGATAGGGGACGGCTCGAAGAGCAGGATGTACCTCCTCGTTAATGATGACGGCAGGCTGGAGCAGATAATAAAACAGCTGGAAAAACTGTATGATGTGCTGGAGGTCAGGGCCAGGGAGGACTATGACCATACTATTTTCAACAGGTTACATGAGATCATAGCGGCGGAATGA